The genomic window AACCTCCCCGTTCTGTTCTAAGGGTATTATCGAAACTTCCACGGGAAACTCATATCCGGCCTTATGTAATGCGGGAAGCTCAATCTGTTTATTTAAGACGGGGCCATCACCTGCTGCGAGATAACGCTTTAAGCCTCTCGCATGCTCTTGGCTGTGCCGTTTAGGTATTATGGTATCATTTAATTTTTTGCCTAAAACCTCTTCCTTCCTCCATCCAAAAATAATCTCTGCCTGGCTGTTCCAAAAAGTTATTTTTCCCGATGTATCAATGGTCACTATCGCATTGAGCGACGAGTTCATGATAATGCGGTTGCGCTCCTCGCTCTGTTTGAGCAGATTTTTGCTCTTTGTACTCTGCGTCACATCGTTGGATTTCCAGAGATCGCCAATGCATTCATTTTCCATCATTATGGGTATGTAATCGCGCTCGAAAAAGCGGTTGTCCACTGTTTCAAGTATTTCTCCGGTGACAATTTCTTTGCGAAGCAAAATTTCATCTATCCTCCTTCTGTAGGCTTCTGCGTCTTTAAACAGCAGCTGGGCATCATCTATATATTCACTGGACTTTTTCCCAATCATTTCATCAGGCAGAGCCTTAATGCCGCGCATATCGCATAAATGCTGGTTAACAAACAAAATGGTGCCGCTGCTGTCCTCAACTAAAATTCCCGACTGCAGATTTTCCAATAATGCCTTTAAAAACTGTGCGGTCTGCACTAATTTTTTCTCCGTTTCCTTCCTTTTTGCGATCTCCTCACCTAAATATTTTGAAATAAAAAGAAGATCGTTCTTCTCATCTTCTTTAATAGATACATACCTCTGGTCCAGCTCATTTAGGCTTTTATACAAATTTAGAATTGACAGCTGTTTTAAATTGTACTCATTTCTTAAATTCTGATGCACCTCGTTATACTCCTTTTCGCTTTCCTGGAAAGAATGATCCATTAGGTCCTTATCCCTTTCGAAAGATAAATACGAATCATTAACCGACTTTATAAAAGATTGGAAAGATGGATTGTCCTGCAGCTCGGCAGGCAGATTTTTATTTATCTGCCTCTGCAAAAGTTTATGAAGCTCCATAGCTAATTCATTTCATTAATGCAGGTTATGGTCATGGTCTGATTATGCAGTATGCAGTCTCCAAATGGCTTTAAGGGAGAAATTTCCCCATACGAATAAAATCCTGCAATAGCGGTATTGCCAAAAATCTCTGACACCGCTTCAACTTCTTCATCGATTCTGGATCCCAAAATTAATTTTCTGCCGACGCAGCTGATTAAAAGAGCCAGCTTAGGATTAAAGCTATTAACCTGCAGACAGGACAAAGCGGCTTCACTTGCCGCATCTATAAGGCGGTCAAAATTAGCTTTCATGAACCGCACCCTGCTGCCTGTCGGAACATCGCCCGCAAAAGTCATGGTTTGATTTTTCTCATCTATTGACAGGATGGTTCTAACAATAGGCTCATCTGTCCCGTCAATTTTAATTGACAGTGGAAAAAGAAGTGCCGAACCCGGCAATTCTTCAGCATATTTCCCTAAATAAATTTTATAGAGATCCAATACGTTTCTCCCGTCGATTTCATATAGAACATTCCCTTCCGCTTTTGTAACCAGCCTCTCGAGCCCGAAACTTTCCCATCCCCCTAATGAGCCATGTGAAACCAAGAGTTTCTCGCCATAGAATCCGATGGCTATTATCTTACCCTGTTCCGGCATTCTATTCAACCCGACGATTGTTTTTTCAAATTTTGCTCCATCACCAGCCAGACCGCCTACAATTAGCACCTGCTCTTCTTTCACCGAATTCATTCCGTTTGCCAGCTCGCTCCCATTCACCTTTCCTCCATCGGAAAGTATGAGAATCAATTTTAAACGATTCTGGCTAAACTTCCTTATCAGCGAAGAGCCTGCCTGAAAACTATTCTCAAAATCTGCTATATCAACTTCGCAGGTCTTAATTTGAGTCGAAGAAAATTTAATTGCTGTGAGGCTTATGGTATTGTCCAGCACTTCGTGCCCATAAATTTCACCGGCTGAAGAGCATAAGACCAATTCCGAAGATGGGAATCTCTTCCTCAACTGGGTGAAAATTTTCCCATCTGCCAATAAATCCCTTGAGCCAAAGCCTAAAACCAGGTCGCACTCAGCGAAATCTAAATTATCATTATTGAATTCTTTCTTGAAAGAATTGTCTTCAAATAAAATGGAAGCTGTTTTCATTTAAATCACTTTTTTAGTTTGACTGATTTGAATTAAATTATAAATCTCTTCAAGGCCGTTTTAGCATATTACTGCTTTTTCAGGCTATCAAGCATAATTTTCGAAGCAGGTTCCTTTTAGCGCCTTATTTTTAGGCAGGAAAAGATCCGTTTTCATTTCTGCCGCCAAAAAGTGAGCCTTCAGCAGTAGCGGCGTTTTTTTATACATTGAGCAGGGCCAAATCTATAGCCAACTTAAGTTCTCCGGCATTTCCTGATATATATATTCGAATAATTTTCTTTATCTATAGTTTCTCAAAAAAAGAAGCATCTTCAAAAAAAAAAAAAAACAAACACATTCACCTTCAGCTCTTTATATTTTCGTCATACTAAAATACAAAAAAAATCCTACATGTTTACCACTTAAACGAAAAATATTGCATTTCATCGAGGTTTTATAAGATCTTAAACATAAATCAAGAAAAATCGGCGAATCATTTTTTATAAGGTAAAACTTCATTATTATCAAAATGAGAAATAAAAAAAGCCTATCTTCAAAAAGGATAAGCCTTTTACCTTGCAGCGTGAATTGGACTTAAACCACCTCGCACCAATCTTAATAAACCATCTGCAATCAAATAGCTGTAAAAAATATATTTGCCAGTAAAATCAACCGCACTCTTTTCCCAACTCCCCTTCGCCAGCCAAAACCAAAATAAAACAATCTTAAAAGAAGAAGAGAAGAGTAAAGAAAAAAAAACTAATAAAACAAAAACAATCTAAAAGAAGAAGAAAGAAAGAAAGAAAGAAAGAAAGAAAGAAAGAAAATAATGCTACTCCAATTGCATCAGAATGAGGAAAACCGTAAAAATTATCCTAAACTTTTCTCTTTATTTGCTGTGGCAATAATAATCGCACTACAAATAATCAACCCAATACAATCTATAAAATTGAAGAAAATTACCAGACCTCCTTGTAAAGAGTCATCGCATTGAATCCAGGAATAAAACGCTTCCTAGAAATTTTAATATTAGAATCTGCAATCCTGCTTAATCAAAAAACAAATCATGCAACAAGCGCATTTATTTTCTATTTAAAAAAATAAAATATAACTATAATGCCTCTTTTTCAAAAACCACTACCAATTAATGAGACAAACCATTCTATTATTATGCTGCTTTCTTTTTTTATCAAATATTTTACAGGCACAAACGTCAGGCACAGTTAAAGGATATGCAATAGATACCATAAACAATTCTCCTTTATCGAAAGCATCAATCTCTCTGTTAAGAGCACAAGATTCCATTTTAATAAAATTTACCCGAGCCAAAGAAAATGGCTATTTTGAGCTGCATAATATTAAAACTGGCAAATTTATTCTGCTGGTTTCTTATCCCAAATATGCTGATTTTGTAGATCAATTTTCTCTTGATTCGACAAAGCTAACCAAAGATTACGGCAAAATCAATTTGGCTGATAAAGGCAGACTGCTATCAGAAATTATCATAAAAGGCAATAGGGCTGCTATGAAAATCAAAGGAGATACCTTAGAATTTGATCCAAAAGCATTTAAAATAGAGCCTAATGCAAAAGTGGAAGATCTGATAAAACAATTTCCGGGAATACAAATTGATAAAGATGGAAAAATTACCGCTCAGGGCGAAACTGTAACCAAAGTTTTAGTTGATGGAGAGGAATTTTTTGGAGATGATCCGACTTTAGTTACAAAGAACCTTCGTGCAGATATGGTTGATAAAGTGCAATTGTACGACAAAAAAAGCGATCAAGCCGCTTTTACTGGTATTGATGATGGCCAGAAAACCAAAACGCTAAATGTAAAGCTTAAAGAAGGCAAAAAAAATGGTCATTTTGGGAAAGTAGAACTCGGAGGAGGAACTGAAAATTTTTACAAAGGCCAGGCTATGTTTAATAAGTTTTGGGATAAGAAAAAATTAGCCGCTTATGGCATTTTAGGCAACACTGGACAAGTTGGATTAGGATGGGAAGACAAAGACAAATATGGCCAAAACAGTTATCAGGTAACTGATGACGGCGGTATTTATTTTTCGAACAATGGAAATGATGAATTTGATAGCTGGGACGGACAATTTAATGGCGAAGGAATTCCAGTAG from Flavobacterium sp. KACC 22763 includes these protein-coding regions:
- a CDS encoding FIST signal transduction protein yields the protein MKTASILFEDNSFKKEFNNDNLDFAECDLVLGFGSRDLLADGKIFTQLRKRFPSSELVLCSSAGEIYGHEVLDNTISLTAIKFSSTQIKTCEVDIADFENSFQAGSSLIRKFSQNRLKLILILSDGGKVNGSELANGMNSVKEEQVLIVGGLAGDGAKFEKTIVGLNRMPEQGKIIAIGFYGEKLLVSHGSLGGWESFGLERLVTKAEGNVLYEIDGRNVLDLYKIYLGKYAEELPGSALLFPLSIKIDGTDEPIVRTILSIDEKNQTMTFAGDVPTGSRVRFMKANFDRLIDAASEAALSCLQVNSFNPKLALLISCVGRKLILGSRIDEEVEAVSEIFGNTAIAGFYSYGEISPLKPFGDCILHNQTMTITCINEMN